GTTTAGTACGGCCTCGCGCAACTCGGCGTCACTACCTTCCAGCCCCGTGCGCCAGCGCATCAGGCGCCAGAAGTCGGCCTCGCCGCCCGTGCCGGTGACATAGCCGGAATCATGGAGGGCACGCCGGCCTTCCAGAGTCACCGTGCCGGGGTCCAGTCCCTGGCGGCGGGCCAGCGCCTCCAGAGCGGCGCGGAAACCCTCTTCCACCAGTACGCCACCGAAGTCGAGGAGCATGACGCGACTCACCGCCCGACGGGCGGCGACGTCGTGGGCCGGGATGTCAGGCCTTTTCACCGGCTTCATGGCATCTTCCGGCCGGAGGCGACTGGCATCGGCCGGGGCGGACCGAAGCCCACGGGGTGGGAGGACATGAATGCCGACGACACGACGCTGGCCGTGGGGGCGGCGATGGGGGGGGGTGACGGACTTCATGGCGGTCCTTTCCTCGCTGGTGGATAACAGACGTTCTGGCCGATATGCCTGCCCGGCGCTTTCTCGCTTGTGCCCCAACCACTCTAAGCATCCTGGGGGTCGCGCGCGTTGAAATTTCACAATCTCGCCGGGGGAAGAGCTGGGTCAGGGGTGTCGTGACCCCGTGGCGCTATATGGCTGGGGCGTGGGGCTGACATGGGGGCGGCAACGCGACCGCGCATTGAGATCCTTCAATGCCGGCGCCGGTGCTTCGAGGCAATTTGTCACCGGCGCGTCGGCCGTCGCCCCGGCCATCGTTCCCGGTCGGCCCGGCATGTAGACTATCTAGAGCAGATTCTTTTGCGGAGCGGCGGGCAACGGCGATTTGCCGGTGGCCTGCCGGAGGGTGAGGGTTATCCCTGACCGTGCCTGGAGGGCACGATAAGGGGATGCCGGGAGGGGATAACTCATGAGCGAGTCGGAAAGGGAGCGGCAGCGTAGCGTGCTGCGTGAACGGGCCGCAGAAGTCTTGCAGTTGCACCCGCAGGAGACGCCCACCATCGCCACGGCGGACGTCCAGGAACTGCTCCATGAGCTGCATGTCCACGAGGTGGAGCTGGGGCTCCAGAATGAGTTTCTGCGCGAGGCCCAGATGGACCTGGCCCACGCCCACGACCGCTATGCCGACCTGTACGATTTTGCGCCCGTGGGCTACCTCACCCTGGAGGAGGATGGCGCCATTGCGGAGGCCAACCTGACCATGGCCATGATGCTGCACGTGGACCGCAAGACCCTGCGGACCAGCAGGTTGAGCCACTTCCTCACGCAGGATTCTCAGGACACCTTTTATCGCCACTGCCAGGCAGTCTTCGGCGGCGACAACCGGGAGGTCTGCGAGGTAGGGCTGGTGTGTGGCGATGGCCAACGGATAACAGTACAGATGGAGAGTTTGCCCTTCGCCCCTGGCCGGGGGCGGCGCTGCCGCTCGGCCCTGATGGACGTCACGGCGCGCAAGCAGGCCGAGACCGCCCTGCAACGGCTCGCCGGCACCCTGGAGGACAAGGTGGCGGCGCGTACCGCCCAACTGGAACGGGAACGGGCCTTCTCCGACTCCATCCTCGAGAACCAGCCGGCGCCGGTGCTGGTGCTGGACGACACGGGAGCCGTGCTGCGCTACAACCGCGCCTGTGCCGCCGCTGCGGGCAACGATTTTAGCGCTTACCAGGGCACCCGCGGATGGCTGGGGCTGGTGCCGGCAGAGGAGCGCCCCGCGGTGGAGCGGATGCTGGCGCGGCTGGAAGGGGGTGAGGCACCCCTGTCCCAGGAAAGCCGCTGGTCCCATGCCGATGGCACGCGGCGTCTCTTCAGTTGGAATTACGACGTGGTTTCCGATCCGGACGACGGCAGCCGTTACATCATCGCCACGGGCGTGGATATCACCGCCCTGCGGGCCGCGGAGCAGGACGCCAGCAGGCGGCTGGCGGAGGCGGCCCGCATGCAAAGGCTGTACACCGCCGCCGAACTCGGTTCGGCCCTGGCCCACGAACTCAAGCAGCCCCTGGGGGCCATCGCCCTGTTCGCGGCCGCCGCCCGCAAGCAGTTGGAAGAAGAACCCCTGTCCCGGGACAGGCTCATCCGCAACCTGGAGCAGATTGCCGAGAGCGCCCACTTCGGGGACGAAGTGGTGCGCCGCATGCGGGATTTCCTGCGCGTGGGCTGCGACCTCGAGCCCGCACCCTTCGACCTCAGCGCCACCGTGGAGCGCGCCGCCGGCCTACTGGCGATGCGCATGGAGGCCGCGGGATTCCAATTACGGGTAGAACCGGCGGAGGGGATCCCCCCGGTCCACGGTGCGGCGGTGCATGTGGAGCAGGTGCTGCTCAACCTCCTCGGCAACGCCATCGAGGCCATGGATGGCGGTGGCGGGGAGATAGCCGTGGCGGTGCGCCGCGATGGGGAGATGGTACGGGTCAGCGTGCGGGATGGCGGACCCGGGGTGGAGGCAGAGGTGGCGGAGCATTTGTTCGAGGCCCTGTACAGCACCAAGGACCAGGGGCTGGGGGTGGGCCTGGGGATCAGCCGCGACCTGGTACGGGCCTATGGCGGGCAGCTGTGGGTGGAGCCCCGCTCACCCGGGGGCGTGTTCCACTTTACGCTGCCGGTGGCGGCCGGGGAGGCCCCGCCGTGAGGAAGGTGGCCCCCCGGGATGCGCAGGGGCCTGGCCTCCCCGACGCGGCGGTGTCCGCGGCCCTCCATCTGCCACTGCTGGTGCTGGCGGCGGACCTGTCGGTGCGCTATGCCAATCCGGCCTTCTGCGAACTCTTCGGGGTGACCGCGTCGGAGGTTGAGGGGGCCCCCCTGTCCGCGCTGGCCGGTGGGCCCTGGGACTCTCCGGCCCTGCGCCAGGGGCTCCTCGACGCGTCGTCCGGTGAAGGCGGGGGCGTGGATCAGCGCCTGGCGTGGACCCACCCCGACGCGGGCGGGCGCTCCCTGCGGTTGCGCGCGCGGCGCCTGGAGGGCAGTGACGGCCAGCTGTTGTTGACCATCGACGACGTCACCGAGGGCGAGCGCCTGCAGCATGAACTCGCGGCACGCCACGAGTTTGCCGAGAAGCTCATCGACAGCCTGCGCGAGGCGGTGCTCGTGCTGACCTCGCAGTTGCGCGTACACACCGCCAATCAGCCCTTCTATACCCTGTTCGAGGTGATGCCGGCGGAGACCGTCGGTGTCTACGTCTATGAACTCGGCGATGGCCAGTGGGCCATTCCGAGCCTGGAGCGGCTGCTGGAGGAGATCCTGCCGGCGGAGCGCGCCTTCGATGACTACATCGTGGAACAGACCTTCCCGAAGGTGGGATGGCGGCGTATGAGCCTAAACGCCCGCCGCCTGGACCACGAGCCCCTGATCCTGTTGACCATCCGCGACCTCACGGGAGACGTTCTCGGCCAGCAGCGGCTGGCAGCCAGCGAGGAGCGCTTCCGGGTGCTGGTGGAATCCACCTCCCAGGCCGTATGGGAGACGGATGCGGCCGGCCGGGTGGTCGTGGACTCACCCAGTTGGCATGCCTTCACCGGCCAGGGCCCGGAAGAGTGGCATGGTGATGGCTGGCTGGAGATGATACACCCCGACGACCGTGACCACGCCGCCGCCCAGTGGCGCGCGGCCCTGGCCGCGGGCCGGCCGCTGGATGTCGAATATCGGCTGCGTGGTGCGGGCGGGGAGTGGTACTGGAGCAACGCCCGGGCCACGCCGCTGGGGGATGGCCAGGGCCACATCCGTGGCTGGTTGGGCATGAACCTCGATATCACCGCACGCAAGGCGACGGAGGCGGCGCTGCGCAAGAGCGAGGCGCGTTTCCGCGTCATGGCCGATGGCCTGCCCCTCATGATCTGGGTGCATGATGCCGCGGGCCGTCTGGAGTTCGTCAACCGCACCTATCTCGAGTTCTTCGGCACCACCGCCGCCGATGTCGCAGGCGATGGCTGGCGACTCTTGATGCACCCGGACGATGGCGGAGCCTACTGCGATGCCCTCATGTCCTGCACCCGTGAGGAACAGCCCTTCCACGGCGAGGCGCGGGTGCGCGATGCTACCGGCGAGTGGCGCTGGCTGGAGTCCTGGGGCAGTCCGCGCTTCTCCGCCGGCGGCAGCTTCCAGGGCATGGTGGGTACCAGCGCCGATATTACGGAGCGCAAGGGTATGCAGCAGGAACTGCTGGACATGAAGGCCGCGCTGGAGGAGCGGGTGGCCGAGCGTACCGCCTCCTTGGTCCAGGAGCGCAGCTTCCGCGACAGTATCCTCGACACGGCCAGTGCCCTCATCGTCACCGTGGACCCCGCCGGGCGGGTGGTGGATTTCAACCGGGCCTGCGAGGAGATGACGGGCTACGATGCCGCCGGGGTGGCGGCGGGCATGGCGGTGATGGATCTGGTGCCGGCCCGTGAACGCCAGCGGGTGCGGCGCATCCATGAGCGGGTATGGGCCGGGGAGCCGCGGGTCGGCGTGGAGCACGGCTGGTGTCGGCGGGACGGCACCTGCTTCCCCGTGAGCTGGAACTATACCCTGCTGAGGGCTGCCGACGGCAGCCCGCAATACATCATCGGCAGCGGCGTTGACTTCAGCGAGCAGCGTGCCGCCGAGGAGCAGGCACGCCGCCACCTCGAGGAGGCGGCGCGCCTGCTGCGCATGCACACCGTCACCCAGGTGGCCACGGTGGTGGCCCACGAACTCAATCAGCCCCTCGGCGCCATAGCCATGTTCGCCGATTCCAGCCGCGCGCTGCTGGAGCGGGCGCCGGAGGAACGGGTGCGCCTGTTGAGGAACCTCGAGCGCATCAGCGGCCAGGCGCTGCGCGGGGGCGAGATCATCCAGCGTTTGCGCTCCTTAATTAAGCAGGGCAGGATCGAACCCCAGCCGATGGACGTCAACATCGGGGTGCGTGACGTCTGCACCCTGCTCGCGGGCAAGGCCGATGACTTCGGTATAAGCATCGATATGGAACTGGCGGCGGATCTGCCGCCGCTGCGGGGGTGGCCGTGCATATCGAACAGGTGGTCTTCAATCTAATCAACAATGCCATAGAGGCAATCCACGATGCCGCGATGGAGGGTGGCCACATCGAGGTCGAAACGGCCTGTGACGGCGCCATGGGACGGGTGAGCGTGCGCGATTCCGGTCCCGGCATCGACGTTGCGGCGGCCGACACGCTGTTCGACCCCCTCACCGGCACCAAGGGCTACGGCCTCGGCGTGGGGCTGGCGGTGAGCCGCAGCCTCATGGAGTCCCAGGGCGGGCGGCTGTGGGTGGAGCCCCGAAGGCCGGGAGGGGCCTTCCATTTCACCCTGCCCCTGGCGCCATGAATCCCGCCGACGCCACCGGGGCCGGCCGGCCCACGGTATTCGTCGTCGACGACGACGAGCCCATGCGCGAGGCCCTGGAGCAGTACCTTGAGAGTGCCGGGTTCACCACCCTCTGCTTCGCCGATGGCCCCACCTTCCTGGCGGCGGTGGATGACGGTGCGGCGGGCTGTGCCCTGCTGGACGTGGCCATGCCGGGTATGAGTGGTCACGAGGTCCACAGTGCCCTCAAGGCACGGGAGGTGGGCCTCACGGTGATGTTCCTCACCGGCCATGGCGACGTGCCGGGGGCCGTGAACGCGGTGCGTAACGGTGCCGTGGACTTCCTGGAGAAACCGGTGAGGGCGCAGGACCTGCTCGAAGCGGTAACCAAGGCCCTGGAGGTGGATGAGGTACGCCGCCAGGCACGGGCCTACGCCGAGGATGTCCGCCACCGCTACGGCCGCCTCAGCCCGCGGGAGCGCGAGATCATGGTGCTGGTGGTGGATGGCCTGACGAACAAGGAGATCGCCCGCAGCCTGGGCCTCAGCCCGCGTACCGTGGAGGCCCATCGCACCCACGTCATGAACAAGATGGCGGCGGACGGCCTGACCGACCTGGTGCGCATGGCGGCCTGCTGCAGAGCGGCGGAGCCGCCGCCCGCCTGACCGGCTGGCCCCGGCGCTCCGGCCGGTTGCCCGGGGCGTGCGGGCTCCTTGGAGCCCGAATACCCTGAATCCCGTTTCCCCCTCATCCCGCACTGCTCCCTCCCTGGGTATTTCTACTCAGGGTTCGCCCCAATAACCGCGAAAAGTGTGAAGTAGTATGCTTTTCATGAATCACCAAAACCCTTCGGGGGCCTCCTGAACGCCCCGGGAACCAGCAATCATTCCACGGAGAACCATGATGAAGACGCAAATTCCGAGTCCGCCGCCGGCCGATGCGGTGGCGGTGTCCGACAGTCAAAGCCCGAGTACGGCGGATGAGCGCCAACGCGACATCGCCACCGCCGCCTATTACCGCAGCAAGGCCCGTCATCAGGTTCCCGGCTTTGTTCCCGGCAACGAACTCGAGGACTGGCTCGAGGCGGAACGCGACATGGAAGCCCTGTGGGCCGGCAGGCGATGAGCCGCGCTGTAGCGGCCGTTCTCGGCGTCACGGCCCGAAGGCCCCTGTAGACTCGCGACGGCCCTAGAGCGATTAAATTTGTTCATATCCCCCATGGGATGACGTGGAGGTGGAACGATGTATGAACCGACCCCGGCGATGGATGCCGCAGACCGTCAGACGATATCGCCCGCAGTACGCGCAGGCGCCGATGGCGACGCCCCCTGGCCTCGAACGGCCCTGGCCGCCAGCCATCGTCGCACCTTCCAGTCGCAGGATCTCATCTATCATCAGGGCGGTGCCGTCCAGGGCGTCTACCTGATCCGCAGTGGCATGGTGAAGCTGCTGAGCTACCTGCCCCACGGCCGGGCCCGCATCGTGCGCTTGCACGTCCCGGGGGACAGCCTTGGTCTGGAGGGGCTGCTGGGCCAGCCCTATATCCACACCGCCATGGCGACCGGAAGCGTGGAGGTCGAGTGTCTCTCCATGCCGGTATTGCGGCGGCTTCAACACGAGGACCCCGGTGTGCTGATGGGGGTGCTGCGTCAGTGGCATGAATACCTGGCCCAGGCCGACCGCTGGATCGCCGATTTTTCCACCGGCGGCATCAAGCCCCGCCTGGCGCGGCTGCTGAAGTTCCTCGCCGAGGTCGAGTACGGCTCTCCCGCCGATCAGGTGAAGCTGCTTTCCGGCCCGGAGATGGCGGATATTCTCGGCGTGACTCCCGAGAGCATCAGCCGCGTCCTCGCCGGCTTCAAACGCAGCCAGATGCTGCAGAAGTGCCATGGCCTGCGGCGGGAAATCTATCGTGTCGATAACGGCAAGTTGCAGGAGGCGGCCTGCCAGTAGGATGGGCGGGCAGCGGTCTGGCGGCCCGTCATGGGCCGCCGGCCGGTAGGGTAGGGTGTCTCCTCACAGTTCGAGTTCCCGTACCTCCCCGGGTCTCACCTCGTGGACCTCGGTGCGCACCGTAGCGCTCCCGATAGGCCGCCCAGTCGAACTCCTCCAGGTCCTCGTAGCCCGCGAACTGGCTGATGATGCCGTCGCCGTGGAAAGGGACCAGCATGTGACGGCTCACGTTGTCCCACAACTCCAGCTCGGCGGTGGACAGTTCGAGGCTGCGGCACAACTCATCGAAACGCCTGCGGGGCAGGACCTCCCGCAGTTCCAGGGCCCTTACCAGCACCCACACCGCCATCAGGTTGGTATAGGCGTTGTTGTCGAGGCCGGGGTGGTCGGCCCCCGGGTAGGCCTCGTGGTACTCGTCGGGGCCCATCACGCCGCGGATCTCGTAGCGCCCCGACGCCTCCTCGTAGCGGGCCACGCTGGCCCAGAAGCGGGCCACCTCTAGGTGCAATCGCAGCACCCGCTCCGTGGCTTCGCCCTGCTCCGGGTCGTCGTGCTCGATGGCGAGGTCGAAGCGCTGCCACAGCTGGCTCCAGGCCCTGACATGGCGCACGGCGAGGGTGGCGTAGCCCGGCGCGTCGGTCATCGCCTTGCGGGCCTCCAGGGCCGGCTCGCTGATGGCATCGTCCCGCGAGGTGTAGATGGCGGCCACCTTCTCCATTCGCAGAGGACGCTCCGGGCCGACTTCGAGGCGGTAGTGATGGGCGACGTAGGCGTCGTCGCGCTCGACCCCGGGTTGCGGGGCCAGTTCCTCGCCGGCGCTCCAGAAACGGGTGGTGGCGGTCTCGGCGATGCGAATCTGGGACTGGCGAGTCATGACCGTCAAGGCCATGGCTTCGGCATTCAGGGAGGCCCCGCCCAGGCCCACCAGGTGGTCACCCCGCAGGTCGCGGTAGCGGGCCACGCCGCTGTTGGTGACACGGCCGTCCAGGGCGCTGCAGACCTCCACCATGCCGGACCAGTCCTCCGCCACCAGGGTGGTTTCCAGGGCGGCGAGGTGGGGATCGTGCATGGATACCAGCCGCTGCTGCTCGAGGCGGGTGTGACGGCCGGCGGCATCGCGAACTCCGCCGTGCCGAAAGGGGCATTGAAGATCATCAACGGCCCCGTTGGGGATCTCAGTCATGCTGGCATCGGGGACAGTGCCAGGCGAGGCGGCCGCCGTCGGTGAATTCCATCAGGCAGCGGCTGAGTGCCCCGCCCTCCAGGCGACGGCGATAGACCTCCACGTCGGGGAGTTCGGGCATCTCACTTGAAGCGTTCCAAGGCGCGGTCGGCGGCGGATCGCATGTCTTCCCAGGCGGCATCCAGCCCGGCCTTGACCTCCTGCCAGGCGTCCGCGCCGGCATCCTGGAGTTCCTTCATCCGCTCGCGAACCTGCTGCTGTTTGGCCCGCACGGATTCTATCTCCTCCTGGTATTCGAGCTTCTGGTCCGCTTGTGCCTTGTCGGCCTTGGCCTTGAGCACGTCGATCCTGGCCTGCCACTCACGCAGCTCGGCCTCCATCCGTTCCTGATAGGCCTTTTTGCTCTCCATGGTGTCACCTCCTGCTCTAATTGGAATCGTGTGGATGGCGCCGGTGTGCTGTGGGCCGGGGGGAGGGCGTCCCACATCAGGATCATGGGCTCAATCCAGCTCTAATATGATTTTGCCGTTGATGCGATAGACGGTGACGCGGTTGTCTTCCACCTTGGCCTCATGAAAAGTCTAGGGGCCGGGCGGCCCCTGTCATTGTCGGATTTCAATGAGGGTCGCCATCATGAGTTTTTGTTGAAGTGTCCTTCGGATCCATCGTTTCGTGCAGGCGCAGGGCTCAGGACACCATGTCCAGGAGCCGGGCCGCATTGGCGGCGGCGTAACCGGCCTCGTCGTTGTCGAAGAAACAGTAGACCCTGCATCCGGCCGCTGCCCAGCTGTGGAAGGCACCGGCCCAACCGGCGAGGGTGGCGGTGTCATAGCACCCTCGGTAGGGGCCGCCGGGGCCGTGCAGGCGTACGTAGATAAAATCCGCGGTCACCTCTTTGGGGGAGGTGAAACCGGCCAGGTCGTAGATGCACAAGGCCGCGCCATGGCGTGACAGCAGCTCGTAGGTATGGTCATTCAGCCAGCTGTGGTCGCGCAGTTCGAAGGCATATTCAAAATCCCTATCGAGGGGGAGATTGCTGCCGAGGGCCTCGAGGAAGGCATCGAGACGCGCGGCGTCGAAGCGCCAGTGGGGCGGCAGTTGGAACAGAATGGGACCCAGCCGGTCCCCCAGCACGGTTATCCGTTCCAGAAAGGTGGTGAGGCCATGGCCGGGATCCTTGAGCTTCTTCATGTGGGTGACGTAGCGACTGGCTTTGGCCGTGAAGACGAAGCCGTCGGGTACCTTCTCCCGCCAGTTTTCCAGGGTATGGGCCGCCGGCAGTTGGTAGAAGGAGTTATTGATCTCGACGCCGGGAAAGCGGGCACCGTAGTAGGCCAGGTACTCCGTCTTGGGCAGGTCGCGCGGGAAGAAGGGGCCGCGCCAGTGGTCGTAAGACCAGCCGGAGGTGCCGACCACGATGGCGGGGTGGCCGTCGTTCACCGCGGGTGGCCGCCCATGGGCTCAGGCCCCGAACTTGCGCAGGCGCCCGGCGTATGCATCCGTGATGATGCCCCGAGGATCCCCATATGGTTAAACTTAGCGCGAGGCCGGGTACTGGACATTACGATCCTTCAATCCCGCAGAGTCTATTGCGTTATCGCAATGCCGGTCGGGCGGGTTGCTCCTAACTTGTAACCATTCCGGGCGGATACGGCCAGGCCATGGCCAGAAGCATCTTCGGAGGCTATGTATCCGACGTGCAGATGGCATGGCCTGAGCCCCGTGACGACGCAATGAGGCGGCGCCCCGCAGTCTCGTGTTGCTGCGTTATCCGCGACACGGTTGAGGTATTCGGCAATCACGACGAGGAGAGCATCATGGCAAAAGTGGCAATGGCAGTGGGAGAGGGCTTCGAGGACGTGGAGCTGGAGACGCCGCGGTCGCGACTGGTGGAGGCCGGCCATGACGTGACCCTGCTCGGTGTGGAGCGTGGCGCCACGGTCCATGGCAAGCGTGGCCGGGCGGCGGTGACCATCGATCATCGTGCCGACGAGGTGAGTGCAGCAGACTTCGACGCCCTGGTGATCCCCGGTGGTTACGGCCCCGACCATCTGCGCCTGGACACGGCCCTGGTGGCCTTCGTGCGTGAGTTCCACGCCAGCGGACGGCCGGTCGCCGCCATCTGCCATGGGCCGCAGTTGCTCATCGAGGCGGGCGTAGTGGAAGGCCGGACCATGACATCCTGGCCCTCGGTGCGCACGGATCTGGTCAACGCCGGCGCCCGCTGGGTCGATGAGCCGGTGGTGGAGGACGGGAACCTCATCACCTCCCGCAAGCCGGACGATCTCGAGGCCTTCTGCACCGCGCTTCTACGGCGGCTTTAGCTTTCCGGGCGGACGAATGAGCCCATGGCGCGCGAATGGTCTCCACCGGACTCGGCATCGTGGCCTCTCGAGGCGGACGACATCGCCGCAGGCATAGTCTACCTCGCCTCCGGCGGGGCGAAGTTCGTAACCGGCAGCGAACTGGTGATCGACGGTGGCTACACGGCCAGGTAGAGGAGTGATCCGATGGCCGCAGCAGGTGCAGGGAACCGGGGGCAAAGAATGGGCAGCGAAGAGATGAAAGAGCGGCCCTGGCATGCCATGGCGGTGGAAGAGGCCGTGGCCATCCTGGAGTCGGATGCCGAGAAGGGCCTCAGGAACGAGGCGGTCGAGGAGCGGCGGGCGAGATCCGGCAAGAATCGGCTGACACCTCGTTCCCGGCGCACGGCGCTCGGGCGTTTCTTCAGCCAGTTCAAAAATCTCTTCATCTACCTGTTGCTGGCGGCCACCGTGGTCACGGCGCTGCTCGGCCAATGGCTCGACAGCGGGGTGATCTTCGGCGTCGTGCTGATCATCGTCATCATCGGCTTCATTAGCGAGCCGAGGAGATGGCCGGGCGTGGCCAGCGGCTGTTGGCCGCGGCGCGCAAGGAGGCCGGCCAGCGTGATGAGCTGACCGAGGAGGACGTCGAAAAGGACCTGGTCCTGCTCGGTCTCTTCGGTCTCATCGATCCCCCGCGCCAGGAGGCCATCAATGCGCTGGTGATGAGCCAGATCTTCTATCTCCTGAACGTGCGGGTCTATCGCCAGCCGGCCTATACCCTCGAGGGCCTGTTCGGCAGCCGGGTCGTGCTTTTGGCGATGGCGGCTTGCGCCGTCCTCCAGGTCCTCTTCACCCATCTCCCCTTCATGAATGCGCTGTTCGGCACCGCTCCCCTCGACGCCTGGGCCTGGGCCCAGTGCATCGCCGTCGGAGTCGGCATCTTCATCATCGTCGAGATCGAAAAGGCCATCCGGCGCCACAGCTCGATGCTGGCGGCAGAAGGCCTGCGCGCCCGGGGTGGTTGAACATGAATAAACCATGAATCATTGATCCGCGGCGGCCATAGCGCCGCTCTCCAAGTCGAGATCGTCGCAGGCGCTGTCGAAAGCGTTGGCGGAAGCCGCGGATGCCGCAGAGGCCCATGCAGCTCTCGTGGCGGAGGCTGGTCTTGATACCCCAGCGGCTCGAGGCTGCCCCGGCGCCGCAGGTCAGGGAAGGAGCCTCCGCAACGGGACCGTTCATTTCCGGGCGCCATGGCCGATATCACCCACCCGGGCGAGAGTCCAACGGGTCATCACTGGCCCCGTCACTTCGAAGAACACCGTGGCGCCGAGGACCACCGGCAGGATCACATCCTTGAACTCGGGGAAGCGCTGGCTCGCGAGCAGGGCCATGCCGATGGCAACCCCCGCCTGTGGCAGCAGTGCCAGTCCGATCCAGCGACGGATGGTGGGATCGGCGCCGCTCAGGCGGCCGCCGAGGCGAGTGCCAAGGAGCCGGCCGGCCACCCGCAGGCCGATGTAGCCGGCTGCCAGCAGTCCCGCCTGGGCCAGCGCCTGCACATGCAGGGCGGCGCCGGCCAGCAGGAAGAACAGGATCAGGAACGGCCACTCGATACCCTCGATGGCGCGAAAAGGCCGCTGGTGATGCCGGGCAAGGTTGGCCACCGTCAGCCCCATCACCATGGCTGTCAGGATGTAGGACACTTGCAGCCACTCGGCGATGCCGGCGGCCAGCAGCACCAGCCCCAGGGCCTCGGCCTGGGTGGGTTCACCGGGGCGCACGCGACCGGTGAGGTAGGCCATAGGCAGGCCGAGGGCCACTCCGAGCAGGACCGCGCCGCCGATCTCACGGGCCCCGTACAGGATACTGTCCAGCGTGCCCCCCTGGCCGGTGAGGGCCTGGGCGGTGGCCAGCAGCAGGCTGAAGGCCAGCAGTCCCCAGGCGTCATCGATGGAGACGATGCCGAGCAGGGTATCGGTGAAACGCCCTCGGGCCCGGTACTCGTGGACGACGTCGATGGTGGCCGCCGGGGCGGTGGCGGGGGCGATGCCGGCGAGTAGCAGGGCCACCTCCAGGGATACTCCGAACAAGGCAAGCACCGAGAATACCAGCAGCACGGTCATGGTGACCTCACCGAGGGACATGGCGATCACCGGGCGGCCGAGTTCGTGGATACGCTTGCGGGTCATGTTCTGGCCCAGCAGGAAGCCGATCATGGCCAGTGCGATGTCGGTGAGGACCGGAAACCACTGCTCGGTAAATGGTGGCAGCCAGTCCAGCACGGAAGGTCCGATGACGAAGCCCGCCACCAGCAGCAGGGTAACCCGCGGCAGCGGGGTGCGGCGCCCCGCGATGTCAGCCAGCAGGCCGAGCATGAACAGGCCACCAAAGGTGATGAGGATCTGGGGGATGGAGCCCGGCTCAGCCATTACGGCGCTCCTGGTACGCCTGACACGAGGGGGCGAAACCACACACGATGCCATGCCCCGGAGGGTGGTGCTGCAGGCTCTCCCGGTAACACGTGATGGTGGAAATGTGTGGGTATTCGCCGGGGTCGACGGTCATAGCTGGGTTCGGTTCGTGGAGAGGGGATGGCTGGATGGAAACAGTATGGCTACGTGTGGCGGCAGGGCGCCTTGAACCAGGGGCTTACGGTGACGGCCCCATGGTCTCATTTTGGCGGATCTCAATGCCACCCGCGTCCCGATCGCATCTAATGGAAACATGAATCCCCGGTTTGGGAAATACCGCAGGCGGGGCCCTTCCATACCGTTCATTACGGTAGGACGAGAAGAGGTGGAACGATGATGGCATATACGACCTGGGTCGTGAGCACGGATGGCGAGCGGGCCCGCATATTCGAACTCAAGGAGCGCTCGGATGCCCTGCGGGAGCTGGCGGCGCTGGAGGACGACCATACGCCAACAGGCGGGCCCGATGGCCAACCGCCGGCCTCGACGGGTCTCAGGGACGGGGG
Above is a window of Gammaproteobacteria bacterium DNA encoding:
- a CDS encoding ATP-binding protein, whose product is MSESERERQRSVLRERAAEVLQLHPQETPTIATADVQELLHELHVHEVELGLQNEFLREAQMDLAHAHDRYADLYDFAPVGYLTLEEDGAIAEANLTMAMMLHVDRKTLRTSRLSHFLTQDSQDTFYRHCQAVFGGDNREVCEVGLVCGDGQRITVQMESLPFAPGRGRRCRSALMDVTARKQAETALQRLAGTLEDKVAARTAQLERERAFSDSILENQPAPVLVLDDTGAVLRYNRACAAAAGNDFSAYQGTRGWLGLVPAEERPAVERMLARLEGGEAPLSQESRWSHADGTRRLFSWNYDVVSDPDDGSRYIIATGVDITALRAAEQDASRRLAEAARMQRLYTAAELGSALAHELKQPLGAIALFAAAARKQLEEEPLSRDRLIRNLEQIAESAHFGDEVVRRMRDFLRVGCDLEPAPFDLSATVERAAGLLAMRMEAAGFQLRVEPAEGIPPVHGAAVHVEQVLLNLLGNAIEAMDGGGGEIAVAVRRDGEMVRVSVRDGGPGVEAEVAEHLFEALYSTKDQGLGVGLGISRDLVRAYGGQLWVEPRSPGGVFHFTLPVAAGEAPP
- a CDS encoding PAS domain S-box protein, with the translated sequence MRKVAPRDAQGPGLPDAAVSAALHLPLLVLAADLSVRYANPAFCELFGVTASEVEGAPLSALAGGPWDSPALRQGLLDASSGEGGGVDQRLAWTHPDAGGRSLRLRARRLEGSDGQLLLTIDDVTEGERLQHELAARHEFAEKLIDSLREAVLVLTSQLRVHTANQPFYTLFEVMPAETVGVYVYELGDGQWAIPSLERLLEEILPAERAFDDYIVEQTFPKVGWRRMSLNARRLDHEPLILLTIRDLTGDVLGQQRLAASEERFRVLVESTSQAVWETDAAGRVVVDSPSWHAFTGQGPEEWHGDGWLEMIHPDDRDHAAAQWRAALAAGRPLDVEYRLRGAGGEWYWSNARATPLGDGQGHIRGWLGMNLDITARKATEAALRKSEARFRVMADGLPLMIWVHDAAGRLEFVNRTYLEFFGTTAADVAGDGWRLLMHPDDGGAYCDALMSCTREEQPFHGEARVRDATGEWRWLESWGSPRFSAGGSFQGMVGTSADITERKGMQQELLDMKAALEERVAERTASLVQERSFRDSILDTASALIVTVDPAGRVVDFNRACEEMTGYDAAGVAAGMAVMDLVPARERQRVRRIHERVWAGEPRVGVEHGWCRRDGTCFPVSWNYTLLRAADGSPQYIIGSGVDFSEQRAAEEQARRHLEEAARLLRMHTVTQVATVVAHELNQPLGAIAMFADSSRALLERAPEERVRLLRNLERISGQALRGGEIIQRLRSLIKQGRIEPQPMDVNIGVRDVCTLLAGKADDFGISIDMELAADLPPLRGWPCISNRWSSI
- a CDS encoding ATP-binding protein encodes the protein MHIEQVVFNLINNAIEAIHDAAMEGGHIEVETACDGAMGRVSVRDSGPGIDVAAADTLFDPLTGTKGYGLGVGLAVSRSLMESQGGRLWVEPRRPGGAFHFTLPLAP
- a CDS encoding response regulator, translated to MNPADATGAGRPTVFVVDDDEPMREALEQYLESAGFTTLCFADGPTFLAAVDDGAAGCALLDVAMPGMSGHEVHSALKAREVGLTVMFLTGHGDVPGAVNAVRNGAVDFLEKPVRAQDLLEAVTKALEVDEVRRQARAYAEDVRHRYGRLSPREREIMVLVVDGLTNKEIARSLGLSPRTVEAHRTHVMNKMAADGLTDLVRMAACCRAAEPPPA
- a CDS encoding DUF2934 domain-containing protein — encoded protein: MMKTQIPSPPPADAVAVSDSQSPSTADERQRDIATAAYYRSKARHQVPGFVPGNELEDWLEAERDMEALWAGRR
- a CDS encoding Crp/Fnr family transcriptional regulator, translating into MYEPTPAMDAADRQTISPAVRAGADGDAPWPRTALAASHRRTFQSQDLIYHQGGAVQGVYLIRSGMVKLLSYLPHGRARIVRLHVPGDSLGLEGLLGQPYIHTAMATGSVEVECLSMPVLRRLQHEDPGVLMGVLRQWHEYLAQADRWIADFSTGGIKPRLARLLKFLAEVEYGSPADQVKLLSGPEMADILGVTPESISRVLAGFKRSQMLQKCHGLRREIYRVDNGKLQEAACQ
- a CDS encoding coiled coil domain-containing protein; the encoded protein is MESKKAYQERMEAELREWQARIDVLKAKADKAQADQKLEYQEEIESVRAKQQQVRERMKELQDAGADAWQEVKAGLDAAWEDMRSAADRALERFK